A stretch of the Geovibrio thiophilus genome encodes the following:
- the pruA gene encoding L-glutamate gamma-semialdehyde dehydrogenase encodes MNNSVFNVPFPQNEPIFEYREGSKEKKELKAALKELSEKYIEIPVVIGGKEVKTGNTVEITAPFDHSIKLGKYHKAGQPEIQQAIDAAMTAREAWGKMPWYHRAGIFLKVAELISTKYRAQMNAATMLSIGKTAVQAEIDSACELIDFLRFNVYFMQQIYAEQPLHNSKGVWNSLQYRPLEGFILAVTPFNFTAISGNLPLAPAMMGNVVLWKPSGDAAYVPNLLMKIFKEAGLPDGVVNYVPSDAKDISAATFSSPDFGGIHFTGSTGVFKNIWETIGKNIYKYKSYPRIVGETGGKDFIFAHKSADVDALAVASVRGAFEYQGQKCSAASRAYVPFGMREAYLKKVKELVGEIKMGSPMDFRNFMTAVVSKRAYESIIAYIDYAKQAKDAEIVIGGGYDSSKGWFIEPTVITTQNLEFKTFREEIFGPVLTVTFYEDEKYEEYLKLCNSGNEYALTGSIFAGCRNAIITAFELLEDAAGNFYINDKPTGAVVGQQPFGGGRGSGTNDKAGSYLNLVRWVNTRTVKETFVPPLAIGYPHMEAE; translated from the coding sequence ATGAATAACAGCGTATTTAACGTACCATTCCCCCAGAACGAGCCGATATTTGAATACCGTGAAGGCAGCAAAGAGAAGAAAGAGCTCAAAGCCGCCCTGAAAGAACTTTCTGAGAAATACATAGAAATACCCGTCGTTATCGGCGGCAAAGAAGTAAAGACAGGCAATACTGTCGAAATAACAGCCCCTTTTGATCACTCAATCAAACTCGGTAAATATCACAAAGCGGGTCAGCCCGAAATTCAGCAGGCAATAGACGCCGCCATGACAGCCAGAGAAGCATGGGGCAAAATGCCTTGGTATCACAGAGCCGGCATCTTTCTTAAAGTCGCAGAGCTGATCTCCACGAAATACCGCGCGCAGATGAACGCCGCAACTATGCTCTCTATAGGCAAAACCGCCGTTCAGGCTGAAATCGACTCCGCCTGCGAACTGATAGACTTTCTCCGTTTCAATGTTTACTTCATGCAGCAGATATATGCGGAACAGCCTCTCCATAACTCCAAGGGCGTATGGAACTCTCTCCAGTACCGTCCTCTTGAAGGCTTCATTCTCGCTGTAACTCCTTTCAACTTCACGGCTATTTCAGGCAACCTCCCCCTCGCTCCTGCGATGATGGGCAACGTGGTTCTCTGGAAACCGTCAGGTGACGCAGCCTATGTCCCAAATCTTCTTATGAAGATCTTTAAGGAAGCGGGACTGCCGGACGGTGTGGTAAACTATGTACCCTCCGATGCGAAAGACATATCAGCGGCAACCTTCTCCAGCCCCGATTTCGGCGGCATCCACTTCACAGGAAGCACAGGCGTTTTCAAAAATATCTGGGAAACAATCGGCAAAAACATCTACAAATACAAGTCATACCCGAGAATTGTCGGCGAAACGGGCGGCAAGGACTTCATCTTCGCTCACAAATCAGCAGATGTTGACGCACTGGCTGTTGCCTCAGTAAGAGGCGCTTTTGAGTATCAGGGACAGAAATGTTCTGCGGCTTCAAGAGCTTATGTACCTTTCGGCATGAGGGAAGCTTACCTCAAAAAGGTTAAAGAGCTTGTCGGCGAAATCAAGATGGGCTCCCCCATGGATTTCAGAAACTTCATGACCGCAGTCGTCTCAAAACGTGCGTATGAGTCTATCATAGCGTACATTGACTACGCCAAACAGGCAAAAGACGCGGAAATTGTTATCGGCGGCGGCTATGACAGCTCAAAAGGCTGGTTCATTGAACCCACTGTAATCACCACACAGAACCTTGAATTCAAAACCTTCAGAGAAGAAATCTTCGGACCCGTTCTGACTGTTACCTTCTATGAAGATGAAAAATATGAGGAATACCTGAAACTCTGCAACTCGGGCAACGAATACGCCCTCACAGGCTCAATCTTCGCCGGATGCAGAAACGCGATCATCACAGCTTTCGAGCTGCTTGAGGACGCGGCTGGCAACTTCTACATAAACGACAAGCCCACAGGGGCAGTTGTCGGACAGCAGCCTTTCGGAGGCGGCAGAGGATCGGGCACAAACGATAAGGCAGGCAGCTACCTGAACCTTGTCCGCTGGGTAAATACCCGCACGGTAAAAGAAACCTTTGTGCCGCCGCTGGCTATAGGCTATCCTCATATGGAAGCGGAGTAA
- a CDS encoding branched-chain amino acid ABC transporter substrate-binding protein produces the protein MKKLFSLSLMLMVSAFFAVGAFAADTIKIGVQAPITGEYANEGQGIDNAARLLAEQYNAKGGLLGKKLEVFTCDDEAQAMKAAICAKELVEKGVIMIIGSYTSSAAEAAQRTYFRAGVLQTTDGTSDSLTKNGYWTFFRNSNPNSANAAFTADYMVNAAKFKRIAILSDHSSYAQGLADAVTAEVKKVNGNIVYSGKIKANSQNFTPVLTSMKSLNPDVIYFAGYYADGGLIRAQQKQLGINAEFIGGDANDNVDFVKLAGAAAKDAKIVNVPTPDMLPYDSAKKFLAAYNAKYGKEIPSIWALLNADGMFAFLTAIEKTQSTDTKKMSDWLHANELDGFSGKLKWDKNGERVGSTFMVYNIKADGSYEVAYPKK, from the coding sequence ATGAAAAAACTGTTTAGTCTGTCACTTATGCTGATGGTGAGCGCATTTTTCGCTGTTGGAGCGTTTGCTGCTGACACTATCAAAATCGGGGTACAGGCGCCTATCACAGGCGAATACGCCAACGAAGGACAAGGTATTGACAACGCTGCAAGACTTCTTGCGGAGCAGTACAACGCCAAAGGCGGACTGCTTGGCAAAAAGCTTGAAGTTTTCACATGCGATGATGAAGCTCAGGCGATGAAAGCGGCTATCTGCGCCAAAGAACTTGTTGAAAAAGGCGTTATCATGATTATCGGTTCCTACACTTCAAGCGCTGCTGAAGCTGCTCAGAGAACTTATTTCCGTGCCGGCGTTCTTCAGACAACTGACGGAACAAGCGACTCTCTTACCAAAAACGGCTACTGGACATTCTTCAGAAACTCCAACCCCAACTCAGCCAACGCGGCGTTCACAGCCGACTACATGGTAAACGCTGCAAAATTCAAACGCATAGCAATCCTTTCTGACCACTCAAGCTATGCACAGGGGCTTGCTGACGCTGTTACCGCTGAAGTTAAAAAGGTAAACGGCAATATTGTGTACTCAGGCAAAATCAAAGCAAACAGCCAGAACTTCACGCCTGTTCTCACAAGCATGAAATCTCTTAACCCTGATGTAATTTACTTCGCAGGCTACTATGCAGACGGCGGTCTCATCCGCGCTCAGCAGAAACAGCTCGGTATCAACGCTGAATTCATAGGCGGCGACGCGAACGACAACGTTGACTTTGTTAAGCTTGCAGGCGCGGCGGCAAAAGACGCGAAAATCGTTAACGTTCCCACTCCCGACATGCTTCCCTATGACAGCGCAAAAAAATTCCTCGCTGCCTACAACGCCAAATACGGTAAAGAGATCCCCTCCATATGGGCTCTGCTGAATGCTGACGGTATGTTTGCGTTCCTCACTGCTATTGAAAAAACACAGTCAACTGACACTAAAAAAATGTCAGACTGGCTTCACGCAAACGAGCTTGACGGTTTTTCCGGCAAGCTTAAATGGGACAAAAACGGCGAACGTGTAGGTTCCACGTTCATGGTTTACAACATCAAAGCTGACGGCAGCTACGAAGTTGCATACCCCAAAAAATAA
- a CDS encoding branched-chain amino acid ABC transporter permease — protein MDIFLQQVVNGLIIGSIYALVALGYTMVYGVMKLINFAHGDLVALSAYIGLMFYTQLIGMGVMPQSMVVIMVFVLTALVAAAVALLVERVAYRPLRTAPRLSAVVSALGASMMIQNGIMLIWGPNITIFPSDILPAASWTVYGISITFVQAAMIIITLVLMVSLTLFINYTKMGTAIRASAINQDVAKLMGINVNMIIMIIFVVGAVLGSVGGLFIGMYYRGISFNLGWIYGLNAFIAAILGGIGNIPGSMVGGYMLGLFTALIAGYVSSSWAEAFTFILLILILIVRPTGILGERVAEKV, from the coding sequence ATGGATATATTTCTTCAACAGGTAGTCAACGGTTTGATCATCGGCAGCATTTATGCGCTGGTAGCCCTCGGCTATACAATGGTTTACGGGGTTATGAAGCTCATCAACTTTGCACACGGTGATCTTGTTGCCTTATCCGCCTATATAGGTCTGATGTTTTACACTCAGCTTATAGGCATGGGCGTTATGCCTCAGTCTATGGTTGTTATTATGGTATTCGTGCTGACGGCGCTTGTCGCCGCTGCTGTGGCATTGCTGGTGGAAAGGGTTGCCTACCGCCCCCTGCGCACAGCACCGAGACTTTCGGCGGTTGTTTCCGCTCTCGGAGCCTCAATGATGATCCAGAACGGGATCATGCTTATCTGGGGTCCCAACATCACGATCTTTCCCTCTGACATTCTTCCTGCTGCGAGCTGGACAGTATACGGCATAAGCATAACCTTCGTTCAGGCGGCAATGATAATAATCACTCTCGTTCTCATGGTTTCCCTCACTCTTTTTATCAACTACACCAAAATGGGAACAGCCATCAGAGCCAGCGCCATAAATCAGGACGTGGCAAAACTGATGGGCATAAACGTCAACATGATAATAATGATCATCTTCGTAGTCGGCGCGGTTCTCGGCTCCGTCGGAGGTCTTTTCATAGGAATGTACTACAGAGGAATAAGCTTCAACCTCGGATGGATCTACGGTCTTAACGCATTCATAGCGGCAATCCTCGGCGGAATCGGCAACATCCCCGGTTCGATGGTCGGCGGCTATATGCTCGGGCTGTTCACCGCCCTTATAGCCGGTTATGTTTCATCCTCATGGGCGGAGGCGTTCACCTTCATCCTGCTTATACTGATACTTATCGTACGCCCCACAGGTATTCTCGGTGAGCGCGTAGCGGAGAAGGTGTAA
- a CDS encoding branched-chain amino acid ABC transporter permease: MKNKAFIGYAVLFAFLALFPVVNDPRWLTVVTTFCIYSVVALSLDIVLGRAGMFDMGHALFFGMGAYITAVLNVHFGLNILWALPLVVIIPALFAIILSTPIVHLRGDYLLVATIGMNIVFEQALKNDLFGLTGGPNGIFGLDATVFGFYLDDGLTIYYIAFFLLLFTLLMIRNLEKSKVGRALHYIQEDPIAAESLGISTRFYRVFSFALGAALAGLAGFVFSIQYAAVSPEAFNFMTSVIFFAIVLVGGKASIPGILAGTFIMFVLPEIFREFATARYFVFGLAMVVSMILRPEGMFPAKYGKLPKYVTED; encoded by the coding sequence ATGAAAAACAAAGCATTTATAGGATACGCGGTACTTTTTGCCTTTCTGGCTCTTTTCCCTGTGGTAAATGACCCCAGATGGCTCACGGTTGTGACAACCTTCTGCATTTACTCTGTGGTGGCACTCAGTCTGGACATAGTTCTCGGACGCGCGGGAATGTTTGACATGGGGCACGCCCTCTTCTTCGGGATGGGAGCGTACATAACGGCTGTTCTGAATGTCCATTTCGGACTGAATATTCTCTGGGCTCTTCCTCTTGTTGTAATAATACCGGCTCTTTTCGCGATAATACTCTCAACACCCATAGTCCATCTCAGGGGGGATTATCTCCTTGTTGCGACGATCGGCATGAACATAGTGTTTGAACAGGCTCTTAAAAACGACCTGTTCGGGCTCACAGGCGGTCCCAACGGAATATTCGGGCTGGACGCCACAGTATTCGGTTTTTATCTGGACGACGGTCTCACAATATACTACATAGCCTTCTTCCTTCTGCTGTTCACTCTTCTTATGATCAGAAACCTTGAGAAAAGCAAGGTGGGCAGAGCCCTGCACTATATTCAGGAAGATCCCATAGCCGCGGAAAGCTTAGGCATAAGCACACGGTTCTACAGGGTCTTCTCCTTTGCTCTCGGTGCTGCGCTTGCAGGTCTCGCCGGTTTCGTGTTCTCAATACAATACGCTGCCGTGAGTCCCGAAGCATTCAACTTCATGACATCGGTAATCTTCTTTGCCATCGTTCTCGTGGGCGGCAAGGCATCTATCCCCGGTATTCTGGCGGGTACGTTCATCATGTTCGTTCTTCCCGAAATATTCAGGGAGTTTGCTACCGCAAGATATTTTGTTTTCGGTCTGGCTATGGTTGTCTCCATGATTCTCCGTCCGGAAGGCATGTTCCCCGCTAAATACGGCAAACTGCCGAAATATGTAACGGAGGATTAG
- a CDS encoding ABC transporter ATP-binding protein yields the protein MSLLELKSVTKVFGGVVAMDKLSFSVNEGDIYGIIGPNGAGKTTAFNCITGIYKPEEGEIIWKGENIAGMHPCDIAGKGIVRTFQNIRLFGKMSVAENIISGRHQKSKQTWFQGLFSTPFYKKDEKENWLKVKDIMKLMGLSEYATIPTQSLAYGIQRRVEIGRALATEPELLILDEPAAGLNEKETFELMELIKRIKDSGITVLLIEHDMDMVMQLVNKITVINFGKKISEGDPEYIQSDPVVIEAYLGSEDDEEEEN from the coding sequence ATGAGTCTGCTTGAGCTTAAGAGCGTTACAAAAGTTTTCGGCGGCGTTGTCGCCATGGATAAACTCTCCTTCAGCGTAAACGAGGGTGATATATACGGAATCATAGGACCCAACGGCGCCGGCAAAACCACGGCGTTCAACTGCATCACGGGGATATATAAGCCTGAAGAAGGTGAAATTATCTGGAAAGGTGAAAACATAGCGGGAATGCACCCCTGTGACATAGCGGGCAAGGGCATTGTCCGCACATTCCAGAACATCCGCCTGTTCGGCAAGATGAGCGTAGCGGAGAACATTATCTCCGGACGCCATCAGAAATCCAAACAGACATGGTTTCAGGGACTCTTCAGTACCCCCTTCTACAAAAAGGACGAAAAGGAAAACTGGCTGAAGGTGAAAGACATCATGAAGCTCATGGGGCTTTCCGAATACGCCACAATCCCCACCCAGTCCCTTGCCTACGGCATACAGAGACGGGTTGAGATAGGCAGAGCCCTTGCCACTGAGCCGGAACTCCTTATCCTTGATGAGCCCGCAGCGGGGCTCAACGAGAAGGAAACCTTTGAGCTCATGGAGCTTATTAAGAGAATTAAAGATTCAGGAATAACTGTTCTTCTGATTGAGCATGACATGGACATGGTTATGCAGCTTGTAAACAAGATTACAGTGATAAACTTCGGCAAAAAAATCAGCGAAGGAGACCCTGAATACATACAGAGCGACCCAGTGGTTATTGAAGCATATCTCGGCAGCGAGGATGATGAGGAGGAGGAAAACTGA
- a CDS encoding ABC transporter ATP-binding protein produces the protein MAEKLLEVKDLFVNYGSIQAIKGISFEVNKGEIVSVLGANGAGKSTTLRTISGLIKPKAGHILYKDVDLAKMPAHKIVREGVSHSPEGRQVFGTLTVEENIKIGAFVKKSIDKDTLDWIYALFPRLLERRKQLAGTLSGGEQQMLAISRALMAKPQLLLLDEPSLGIAPILVKMIFTAIKEISKSGVTVLLVEQNAKAALKLADRGYVLDVGKVTIAGSATDLLNDPKVQEAYLGKKK, from the coding sequence ATGGCAGAGAAACTCTTGGAAGTTAAAGACCTCTTCGTCAATTACGGCAGCATTCAGGCTATCAAAGGGATCAGCTTTGAGGTAAACAAGGGGGAGATAGTCTCCGTTCTCGGCGCAAACGGCGCCGGAAAATCAACTACGCTCCGCACCATAAGCGGTCTCATAAAACCGAAGGCAGGGCATATTCTCTATAAAGATGTTGACCTTGCAAAAATGCCCGCTCACAAAATAGTGAGGGAAGGAGTTTCACACTCCCCCGAAGGGCGGCAGGTTTTCGGAACGCTCACAGTGGAAGAGAATATAAAAATAGGCGCTTTCGTTAAAAAAAGCATAGATAAAGACACTCTGGACTGGATATACGCCCTCTTCCCCCGGCTTCTGGAAAGACGCAAACAGCTTGCGGGAACTCTCTCCGGCGGTGAGCAGCAGATGCTCGCCATATCCAGAGCCCTTATGGCGAAGCCTCAGCTCCTCCTTCTGGATGAGCCCTCACTCGGCATAGCGCCTATCCTTGTCAAAATGATCTTCACCGCCATCAAAGAGATTTCAAAAAGCGGCGTTACAGTCCTCCTTGTGGAGCAGAATGCCAAAGCCGCTCTCAAACTCGCTGACAGAGGCTATGTTCTTGATGTGGGCAAGGTGACTATTGCGGGCTCCGCGACAGACCTGCTCAACGACCCCAAGGTTCAGGAAGCGTATCTCGGCAAGAAAAAGTAA
- a CDS encoding glycyl-radical enzyme activating protein produces the protein MFDIKKYAVHDGPGIRTTVFLKGCPLSCIWCHNPESKGFAIEKIKKELRLGGKVLESMETVGREMTVREVMEEIEKDILFYEESGGGVTFSGGEVFVQHEFLLALLKSCKEKGIKTCVDTSGYVNRSILEKSIPLTDIFLYDIKLMDEELHKKYCGVPNRQILENFRVIYESGAEVRLRFPVIPSVTDTEDNLKKVAEFAAQFPGVPADLLPYHKIGKDKYRRLGQEYLMDGVEKPSDEYMQRIADFFNGYGIKTKTGG, from the coding sequence GTGTTTGACATAAAGAAATACGCTGTCCATGACGGTCCGGGCATACGTACCACAGTTTTCCTCAAAGGCTGCCCCCTCTCCTGCATATGGTGTCACAACCCGGAAAGCAAGGGATTTGCCATTGAGAAAATAAAGAAGGAACTCCGGCTCGGCGGAAAAGTTCTGGAAAGCATGGAAACCGTGGGCAGGGAGATGACCGTCAGAGAAGTTATGGAGGAGATTGAGAAAGACATTCTCTTCTATGAGGAATCGGGCGGCGGAGTAACTTTTTCCGGCGGTGAGGTTTTTGTTCAGCATGAGTTTCTGCTGGCACTTCTGAAAAGCTGTAAGGAAAAAGGGATAAAAACCTGCGTGGATACATCCGGCTATGTGAACAGAAGCATACTGGAGAAATCCATACCCCTGACAGACATATTTCTTTATGACATAAAGCTCATGGACGAAGAGCTGCACAAAAAATACTGCGGCGTGCCTAACAGACAGATTCTGGAAAACTTCCGTGTCATATATGAAAGCGGCGCGGAAGTGAGGCTGAGGTTTCCCGTTATCCCCTCCGTCACGGATACGGAGGACAACCTTAAAAAAGTCGCAGAGTTTGCGGCACAGTTTCCCGGAGTCCCCGCGGATCTCCTTCCCTATCATAAGATCGGAAAGGATAAATACCGCAGACTGGGGCAGGAATACCTTATGGACGGCGTAGAGAAGCCGTCTGACGAGTATATGCAGAGAATTGCCGATTTCTTCAACGGATACGGCATTAAGACCAAAACAGGAGGCTAA
- the hypD gene encoding trans-4-hydroxy-L-proline dehydratase, translating into MTDRIKRLRKESLDAVPTVSSERGVLLTEFFKSGEADGLSVPVQRAKAFYYIMANKELYFQNGELIVGERGPEPKATPTYPEVCIHSKEDFDILHSRPKVSFKVDEKNRKLHEEIVFPFWFGKSHREKVLEHMTDEWLKAYEAGVFTEFQEQRAPGHTVLGKKIFRTGLNGLKDEVRQAMQKLDFYNDPEAFDKNEELKAMLIAADAMINFAERNAQALKELADKEKDPKRKLELQEMSVICSKVPGSAPESFWEALQLYWFVHIGVITETNPWDAFNPGRLDQHLYPFYKADIESGKITEEGAKELLHSFWIKFNNHPAPPKVGVTAKESNTYTDFALINLGGVKEDGSDGVNELSYVLLDVIEEMRLLQPSSMVQISKKTPDRFLKRALHIVKTGFGQPSIFNTDAIIQELMRQGKDIVDARNGGASGCVESGAFGTEAYILSGYFNLSKILELTIYGGHDKYTQKQIGLDIPADFKSFEELTEAYKKQLNYFIDIKIRGNIVIERLFAEFIPVPFLSILTEDCIKNGKDYNDGGTRYNTTYIQGVGLGSVTDSLASLKYNVYDQQIISLEGMKKALDADFEGYDELRALLLENTPKYGNDNDYADDLMRMVFEIFFKSVNGRPNTRGGVHRINLLPTTSHVYFGSVIGALPDGRKKGIPLSEGISPVQGADRHGPTAVIKSASKIDHLRTGGTLLNQRFAKEFMHTEEGIDNVCRLVRSYFRMDGHHIQFNVMDEKILREAQTKPENYRDLIVRVAGYSDYFVDITDELQEEIIRRTEHQH; encoded by the coding sequence ATGACTGACAGGATTAAAAGACTCCGTAAAGAGAGCCTAGACGCAGTGCCCACGGTATCATCCGAAAGGGGCGTTTTGTTAACCGAGTTCTTTAAGAGCGGCGAGGCGGACGGTCTGTCTGTTCCTGTACAGCGGGCAAAAGCCTTCTATTACATAATGGCTAACAAGGAACTTTACTTTCAGAACGGCGAACTCATTGTCGGCGAAAGAGGTCCCGAGCCAAAAGCCACTCCGACTTACCCTGAGGTCTGCATCCATTCCAAAGAGGACTTCGACATTCTCCACTCAAGACCGAAGGTTTCCTTCAAAGTGGACGAAAAAAACAGAAAACTCCACGAAGAAATAGTTTTCCCTTTCTGGTTCGGCAAGTCCCACAGGGAAAAAGTGCTTGAACATATGACGGATGAATGGCTGAAAGCCTATGAAGCCGGTGTCTTCACCGAGTTTCAGGAGCAGAGAGCACCCGGGCATACGGTTCTCGGCAAAAAAATATTCAGAACAGGGCTTAACGGGCTGAAAGATGAAGTGCGTCAGGCGATGCAAAAGCTCGACTTCTACAATGACCCCGAAGCCTTTGATAAAAATGAAGAGCTTAAGGCTATGCTCATAGCGGCTGATGCCATGATAAACTTCGCAGAGCGTAACGCACAGGCGCTGAAAGAACTTGCGGACAAGGAAAAAGACCCCAAACGCAAGCTTGAGCTTCAGGAGATGAGCGTTATCTGCTCCAAAGTGCCCGGCAGTGCTCCGGAAAGCTTCTGGGAAGCATTGCAGCTTTACTGGTTCGTTCACATAGGCGTAATCACTGAAACAAACCCTTGGGACGCCTTCAACCCCGGCAGGCTTGACCAGCACCTTTATCCTTTCTACAAAGCTGATATTGAGTCAGGCAAGATCACCGAGGAAGGCGCAAAGGAGCTTCTTCACTCATTCTGGATAAAGTTCAACAACCACCCCGCTCCTCCCAAAGTGGGCGTAACGGCTAAGGAATCAAATACCTATACAGACTTCGCCCTTATCAATCTCGGCGGCGTTAAGGAGGACGGCTCCGACGGAGTTAACGAGCTTTCGTACGTTCTGCTTGATGTTATTGAAGAGATGAGGCTCCTTCAGCCCAGCTCAATGGTACAGATCTCCAAAAAAACACCGGACAGGTTCCTGAAAAGAGCTCTGCATATAGTTAAAACAGGCTTCGGTCAGCCTTCCATTTTCAACACAGACGCAATTATTCAGGAGCTTATGCGCCAAGGCAAAGATATAGTAGACGCCAGAAACGGCGGAGCCTCCGGCTGCGTTGAATCAGGCGCGTTCGGAACGGAAGCCTACATCCTCTCAGGCTACTTCAACCTGTCCAAAATACTTGAGCTCACCATCTACGGCGGACATGACAAGTATACGCAGAAGCAGATCGGGCTGGATATTCCCGCAGACTTCAAATCGTTTGAAGAACTGACGGAAGCTTACAAAAAACAGCTTAACTATTTTATAGATATTAAGATAAGAGGCAATATAGTTATCGAGCGCCTCTTCGCCGAGTTCATACCCGTGCCCTTTCTCTCTATCCTCACGGAGGACTGCATCAAAAACGGCAAGGACTACAACGACGGCGGCACCAGATATAACACCACCTATATTCAGGGCGTGGGTCTCGGCTCCGTTACGGACTCCCTCGCGTCACTGAAATACAATGTCTACGATCAGCAGATAATCAGCCTTGAAGGCATGAAAAAGGCTCTGGACGCAGATTTTGAAGGATACGATGAGCTGCGCGCGCTGCTGCTTGAGAATACGCCGAAATACGGCAACGACAATGACTACGCAGACGATCTCATGCGTATGGTTTTCGAGATATTCTTCAAATCCGTTAACGGCAGACCGAACACAAGGGGCGGCGTGCATAGAATCAACCTTCTGCCCACCACCTCTCACGTGTATTTCGGCAGTGTTATCGGCGCCCTGCCGGACGGACGTAAAAAAGGGATACCTCTCTCAGAAGGCATATCCCCTGTTCAGGGCGCGGACAGACACGGTCCTACTGCCGTTATCAAATCCGCATCGAAAATCGACCACCTGCGCACAGGCGGCACGCTCCTGAACCAAAGATTCGCGAAAGAGTTTATGCACACTGAGGAAGGCATAGATAATGTATGCAGACTGGTTCGCTCATACTTCCGCATGGACGGACACCATATACAGTTCAATGTTATGGATGAAAAAATCCTCAGAGAAGCTCAGACCAAACCTGAAAACTACAGAGATCTCATCGTAAGGGTCGCAGGCTACTCCGACTACTTCGTGGACATCACCGACGAGTTGCAGGAAGAGATAATAAGAAGGACTGAACACCAGCATTAG
- a CDS encoding DMT family transporter, translating to MNKGVVFIIAAAVLWGTTGTAQFFAPEGASPMTVGAFRLLVGGTGLLLFAVSSGCFKGGAPWNKFYVLIGALAVAAYQVTFFTGVKLTGVAVGTIVAIGSAPVSAGLLGYFILHEKIMMRWYISSALAILGCTLLALSGGEDIQISIPGIICAFGAGFSYALYALLTKMLMRDHNGTAAVGLIFFFGAVLLSPVLLVSEASWIMSWQGAAVAVHLGLITTTVSYFFFAKGLRTVSVSSTATLSLAEPLTATILGIFIVGERINFMVGIGIICLFMGIAILIMKSRA from the coding sequence ATGAACAAAGGTGTTGTCTTTATTATTGCTGCTGCGGTTCTCTGGGGAACTACAGGCACAGCGCAGTTTTTTGCCCCCGAAGGGGCTTCCCCTATGACGGTCGGGGCATTCAGATTACTCGTCGGCGGAACAGGGCTTCTTCTGTTCGCTGTTTCTTCCGGCTGCTTCAAAGGAGGCGCGCCGTGGAACAAGTTTTATGTGCTTATAGGCGCCCTAGCAGTGGCGGCGTATCAGGTTACTTTCTTTACAGGTGTTAAGCTTACCGGTGTCGCTGTGGGTACGATAGTCGCCATAGGTTCCGCTCCGGTGAGTGCCGGACTTCTGGGTTATTTCATTCTGCATGAAAAAATTATGATGAGATGGTATATTTCCTCTGCTCTTGCGATTCTTGGCTGTACGCTTCTTGCGCTTTCAGGCGGGGAGGATATTCAGATCAGTATACCGGGTATAATATGCGCTTTCGGAGCGGGATTTTCCTATGCTCTTTACGCACTGCTCACCAAGATGCTTATGAGAGACCACAATGGAACAGCCGCTGTGGGGCTTATTTTCTTTTTTGGCGCTGTGTTGCTTTCCCCCGTACTGCTTGTTTCAGAGGCGAGCTGGATAATGAGCTGGCAGGGCGCGGCGGTTGCCGTTCACCTCGGACTGATTACAACGACAGTATCTTATTTCTTTTTCGCGAAAGGGCTGCGAACCGTCTCTGTCTCCAGCACAGCCACCCTGTCTCTGGCTGAACCGCTTACTGCGACTATTCTCGGGATATTTATTGTGGGCGAAAGGATCAACTTCATGGTGGGCATAGGCATAATCTGCCTGTTTATGGGTATAGCGATTCTGATAATGAAGAGCAGGGCGTAA